A genomic stretch from Desulfonispora thiosulfatigenes DSM 11270 includes:
- a CDS encoding acetate--CoA ligase family protein has product MNINKLLSPERIAIVGASEKEGFGGDTCRNVLTYMDEGSYYFINPKRDTIFDKKCYNSIEELPENIDLVVICTPQKTVEDIIKQATTKGAKAAVVYASGYSEVGTKEGIEAEQSLIKLCEELDVALMGPNCAGYVNFIKNTSPFAFISDKRERKGSVGVVSQSGQLVLSMMDSPKMKFSYAISAGNSSVCKMENYLEYLIDDEDTKVIAMYIEGVKDAELFIKALKKAALKRKPIVALKTGRSQKAQEIAASHTGSLSGADKVFDALFKKFGVIRVDDLEELMSTSLALATIKKMPTSEKVAAMNLSGGETGICADLGELHGINFADFTPDTLDKLTELLPSYATPNNPLDMTATLSYDSEKYAEALSTVMSDPSVGIVAVGYTLLQEIADPAIIYMAKGIEMVTEREDSKPVVMIPFTENTRNLEYSEKLEKIGVPVLPTSNYAFKILKNISDFVAYDVTKHNLDVKMPMAKDENEVALSESESRAKLEKYGIPFPGSIVAKTEAEAIAAAKKIDYPLVAKIDSPDILHKSDIGCVKLNLNDENQVIEAFKEIINNAKQHYPNAQIDGVQITTMVKSGAEMIIGVNNDPNFGPCLLCGLGGVFVEVFKDTALCLAPVSKDEAYEMVNSLQGIKLLQGYRGSKPADIDAYVEAIINVSNFACDNINNLKELDINPIFVYEDNVCAVDALIVEK; this is encoded by the coding sequence ATGAATATCAATAAATTACTTAGTCCGGAAAGAATTGCAATCGTTGGGGCAAGTGAAAAAGAAGGTTTTGGTGGCGATACATGCCGTAATGTTTTAACTTATATGGATGAAGGAAGCTACTACTTCATTAATCCAAAGAGAGATACTATATTCGATAAAAAATGCTACAACTCTATAGAAGAATTACCTGAAAATATTGATCTTGTTGTAATTTGTACTCCACAAAAAACAGTGGAAGACATAATTAAACAAGCTACTACTAAAGGTGCAAAAGCAGCTGTAGTTTATGCAAGTGGCTATTCTGAAGTAGGAACAAAGGAAGGTATAGAAGCAGAGCAATCACTTATCAAGCTTTGTGAAGAATTAGATGTTGCCCTTATGGGACCAAACTGTGCAGGTTATGTTAATTTCATTAAAAACACGTCTCCTTTTGCTTTTATCTCAGATAAAAGAGAAAGAAAAGGCTCTGTTGGAGTAGTTTCTCAAAGTGGTCAACTTGTACTTTCTATGATGGATAGTCCTAAAATGAAATTTTCATATGCAATTTCAGCTGGTAATAGTAGCGTTTGTAAAATGGAAAATTATCTTGAATATCTTATTGATGATGAGGATACAAAGGTAATTGCAATGTACATTGAAGGTGTAAAAGATGCCGAACTTTTCATAAAAGCCTTAAAAAAAGCAGCACTCAAACGCAAACCTATTGTAGCTTTAAAAACTGGACGTTCTCAAAAGGCACAAGAAATCGCTGCATCGCATACAGGAAGTCTTTCAGGAGCAGATAAAGTGTTTGATGCATTATTCAAAAAATTCGGAGTTATCAGAGTTGATGATTTAGAAGAATTAATGTCTACATCTCTAGCTTTAGCAACTATTAAGAAAATGCCTACAAGTGAAAAAGTTGCAGCAATGAATTTATCTGGAGGAGAAACAGGAATATGCGCTGACCTTGGGGAATTACATGGAATAAACTTTGCAGATTTTACTCCTGATACTTTAGATAAATTAACAGAGTTACTTCCTTCATATGCTACACCTAATAATCCTTTAGATATGACAGCTACACTTTCTTATGATTCTGAAAAGTATGCTGAAGCTTTAAGTACTGTTATGTCTGATCCATCAGTAGGAATTGTAGCAGTTGGTTATACATTATTACAAGAAATTGCAGATCCAGCTATTATTTATATGGCAAAAGGAATTGAAATGGTAACAGAAAGAGAAGATTCTAAACCAGTTGTAATGATTCCATTTACTGAAAATACTAGAAATTTAGAGTATAGTGAAAAGTTAGAAAAAATAGGGGTACCTGTTTTACCAACTTCTAATTATGCATTTAAAATCTTAAAAAATATATCTGATTTTGTAGCTTATGATGTTACTAAACATAATCTTGATGTAAAAATGCCTATGGCAAAAGATGAAAATGAAGTAGCTTTAAGTGAATCGGAAAGTAGAGCAAAATTAGAAAAATACGGAATTCCATTTCCTGGATCCATTGTTGCTAAAACAGAAGCAGAAGCAATAGCAGCGGCTAAAAAGATTGATTATCCTCTAGTAGCTAAAATAGATAGCCCTGATATTCTTCATAAATCTGATATTGGCTGTGTAAAATTAAATCTAAATGATGAAAATCAAGTTATAGAAGCATTTAAAGAAATTATAAATAATGCTAAACAACATTATCCAAATGCACAAATTGATGGTGTTCAAATTACTACTATGGTTAAAAGTGGAGCAGAAATGATTATAGGCGTAAATAATGATCCTAATTTTGGACCATGCTTGCTTTGTGGTTTAGGCGGGGTATTTGTTGAAGTATTTAAAGATACTGCATTGTGTCTTGCACCTGTTTCTAAAGATGAAGCTTACGAAATGGTTAACTCACTACAAGGTATTAAATTATTACAAGGATATAGAGGCAGTAAACCTGCTGATATAGATGCATATGTAGAGGCAATAATTAATGTTTCTAATTTTGCATGTGATAATATTAATAATTTAAAAGAGCTTGATATTAACCCAATATTTGTATATGAAGATAATGTTTGTGCAGTTGATGCCCTGATAGTTGAAAAATGA
- a CDS encoding 2-oxoacid:acceptor oxidoreductase family protein codes for MPNLIFAGFGGQGVLTAGLIVAQTAMNNEKNVTWIPSYGSEMRGGTANCNVKINDGKIASPFIKEIDILIAMNMPSVAKFESMVVPNGTIITNKSLIKDYNFRSDLKIVEVDATAIAEEASNPRGANIVMLGALAASGDLFDKDVMGSGVEEFFASKGRNNPKNTECFVKGFETSTVIKK; via the coding sequence ATGCCTAATCTTATATTTGCAGGATTTGGTGGTCAAGGTGTCTTAACCGCTGGACTGATTGTAGCGCAAACAGCTATGAACAATGAAAAAAATGTTACTTGGATACCTTCTTATGGTTCTGAAATGAGAGGCGGAACAGCAAATTGTAACGTTAAGATTAATGATGGCAAGATTGCTAGTCCTTTTATTAAAGAAATAGATATCCTAATTGCAATGAATATGCCTTCAGTTGCAAAATTTGAATCAATGGTAGTTCCTAATGGAACAATTATTACAAATAAAAGCTTAATTAAAGATTATAACTTTAGAAGTGATCTTAAAATTGTAGAAGTTGATGCAACTGCAATAGCAGAAGAAGCAAGTAATCCAAGAGGGGCTAATATTGTTATGCTTGGTGCATTAGCAGCCTCAGGAGATTTATTTGATAAAGATGTAATGGGAAGTGGAGTAGAAGAATTCTTTGCTTCGAAAGGTAGAAATAACCCAAAAAATACAGAGTGCTTTGTAAAAGGTTTTGAAACCTCTACAGTAATAAAAAAATAG
- a CDS encoding MFS transporter, which yields MKDKRQKYLTILALSLSGGSIYLLPYLKYVFYDQQLAVMGINNQQSDLLLTMYAMGCMLVYIPGGMVADRFSAKKCILFSLISTTVLALLYAFTFNYKLSLVIWLLLAITTTFVFWSSLMKTIRLIADDDEQGRMFGLYYAGNGITGAIGNSTALWAAGLSSDPCLMQF from the coding sequence ATGAAAGATAAACGGCAAAAGTATTTAACTATTTTAGCCCTGTCACTTAGTGGTGGTTCAATTTACCTTTTACCATATCTTAAATATGTATTTTATGATCAACAGTTAGCAGTTATGGGTATTAATAATCAGCAATCTGACTTACTTTTAACTATGTATGCAATGGGATGTATGTTAGTTTATATACCTGGAGGTATGGTTGCTGACAGATTCTCTGCTAAGAAGTGTATTTTATTTTCTTTGATTAGTACTACAGTACTCGCTTTATTATATGCTTTTACTTTTAACTATAAATTATCGTTGGTTATCTGGTTGTTATTAGCAATTACAACAACTTTTGTTTTCTGGAGTTCGTTGATGAAAACAATTAGATTAATTGCTGATGATGATGAACAAGGAAGAATGTTTGGACTTTATTATGCAGGAAATGGAATAACAGGCGCAATTGGTAATTCTACTGCACTATGGGCGGCTGGTCTTTCAAGTGACCCTTGTTTAATGCAGTTTTAG
- a CDS encoding thiamine pyrophosphate-dependent enzyme, whose product MTKKKPAACFVDNKYCAGCGHGVINRLVAEVLEEMGVYEDSIGSIAVGCASHMPETFAIDCIQAQHGRAAAVAVGIKRSRPDKTVFSYQGDGDALAIGFSETMYAAIRNENITVIFVNNGNFGMTGGQMAPTTLPNQKTTTSTKGRDTSKTGDPLNVINMMKGLNVAYLARTSITNNANILKTKKAIRNAFEAQQNEEGYSFVEILSPCPTNWKMDPLKSMEHIDQNVVPFFELGEFVKRGEKNA is encoded by the coding sequence ATGACAAAGAAAAAACCAGCAGCTTGTTTTGTAGATAATAAGTATTGTGCAGGATGTGGACACGGAGTTATAAACCGTTTAGTTGCAGAAGTTTTAGAAGAAATGGGAGTATATGAAGATTCTATTGGTTCAATTGCAGTAGGCTGTGCTTCTCATATGCCTGAAACCTTTGCTATAGATTGTATTCAAGCTCAACATGGTAGAGCTGCTGCAGTTGCAGTGGGTATTAAAAGAAGTCGTCCTGATAAAACAGTTTTCTCTTACCAAGGTGATGGGGATGCATTAGCTATCGGTTTTTCAGAAACTATGTATGCAGCAATAAGAAATGAAAATATAACAGTAATATTTGTGAATAATGGTAACTTTGGTATGACAGGTGGTCAAATGGCTCCTACAACTTTACCAAATCAAAAAACTACAACTTCTACTAAAGGCCGCGACACTAGCAAAACTGGAGATCCTCTTAATGTTATTAACATGATGAAAGGTCTAAATGTTGCTTATTTAGCTAGAACTTCTATAACTAATAACGCTAATATATTAAAAACAAAAAAGGCTATCAGAAATGCTTTTGAAGCACAACAAAATGAAGAAGGTTATTCATTTGTTGAAATACTTTCACCATGTCCAACGAATTGGAAAATGGATCCACTTAAATCAATGGAACATATCGATCAAAATGTTGTACCATTTTTTGAATTAGGTGAATTTGTAAAGCGGGGTGAAAAAAATGCCTAA
- the vorB gene encoding 3-methyl-2-oxobutanoate dehydrogenase subunit VorB, with protein sequence MRELMKGNDAIAEAVVRAGCRFFSGYPITPQTEILEYLSVRLPEVGGSFVQSESEIAGISMVYGAAAAGMRAMTSSSGPGYSLLHEGISYIASAELPCLIVNVMRYGSGLGDIYVGQSDYWQAVKNGGHGDYRSIVYAPASVQEAADLVSLGFDKAEQYRNPVTLLSDASISQMMEPVEMPEMKEHDPDKFEWSLKGRGKGPSRSVTSVMYFQDNHDEYMAKKYKNIEENEQLWEETNTEDAEVILVSYGISSRVCDEAVAIARKEGLKVGLIRPISLYPYPVKAFEKQKNVKAYISVEMTALAQMAEDVALACKMKQPVYALGGMNIFEPSDVLAKVKDVLNGTAKEVF encoded by the coding sequence ATGAGAGAGCTCATGAAAGGTAACGACGCAATAGCTGAAGCAGTAGTAAGGGCAGGATGTAGATTTTTCTCAGGATATCCTATTACACCTCAAACAGAAATATTAGAGTATCTTTCTGTAAGACTTCCAGAGGTTGGTGGAAGTTTTGTACAAAGTGAATCTGAAATAGCTGGTATATCAATGGTATATGGTGCAGCTGCAGCAGGAATGCGTGCTATGACAAGTTCATCAGGACCTGGATATAGTTTATTGCATGAAGGAATTTCTTATATTGCTTCAGCTGAACTACCATGTTTGATTGTTAATGTAATGAGATATGGTTCGGGTCTTGGGGATATTTATGTGGGACAAAGTGATTATTGGCAAGCTGTAAAAAATGGTGGACATGGTGATTATCGTTCAATTGTTTATGCTCCAGCATCAGTACAAGAAGCTGCTGATCTTGTATCACTTGGTTTTGATAAAGCTGAACAATACAGAAATCCAGTAACACTTTTATCAGATGCTTCTATTAGTCAAATGATGGAACCAGTAGAAATGCCTGAAATGAAAGAACATGATCCTGATAAATTTGAATGGTCATTAAAAGGTAGAGGAAAAGGACCTTCTAGAAGTGTAACTTCAGTAATGTATTTCCAAGATAATCATGATGAATATATGGCTAAAAAGTATAAGAATATTGAAGAAAATGAACAGTTATGGGAAGAAACAAATACAGAAGATGCTGAAGTAATCTTAGTTTCATATGGTATATCTTCACGTGTTTGTGATGAAGCTGTAGCAATTGCAAGAAAAGAAGGATTAAAAGTAGGACTTATTAGACCTATATCTTTATATCCGTATCCAGTTAAAGCTTTTGAAAAACAAAAGAATGTTAAAGCTTATATTTCAGTAGAAATGACTGCACTAGCTCAAATGGCTGAAGATGTAGCATTGGCTTGTAAAATGAAGCAGCCGGTTTATGCTTTAGGTGGCATGAATATTTTTGAACCTTCAGATGTATTAGCAAAAGTTAAAGATGTATTAAATGGAACAGCAAAGGAGGTTTTCTAA